The Stutzerimonas stutzeri genomic interval GCGGCGAGCGTTCAGCCGGTTTCAGGTTCGACCAGCTGCTGACAAAGCCTTTTAGACGCGCGGCTTTTTCCGTTGATACACAGGGAAAGCGACGCAGCAGGTCGACCAGATAGAGGGCTCGCAGCTTCTGTTCAGGCTTGCGCAGCTTGCCCGCCACTTCACGCTGCAGTACCGGCACGAGGTCGCGCTCTTCGTACCACAACTGTTTGGCGAGCTCCACAAGAGCATCGGACGCAACTTGGCTAAGGCGCTGCTGGGTGACAGTCTCCAGGAGCGCGCCAAAGCTTTGTTTACGATCCAGACGTGGCATCTCGCCCATCCTCCAGGTACTTCGCTGTGACCAGCTTCAGGCAGCCTAGCATTGCGCTTCGGTTGCCCACGGCATAATCGATTGCCTCTGTTGCCAGTGTAACAAACTGGCCGACATCGACACGGCCACAAGAGCAGTGGTTGCTGACAGACTGCTGCAGCAATTATTTGAAACGCATGATTGCTAACGTCACGACGCATAGGGCTGATCTAGTATGTTGCTACTGCAGCACACTGTATCGCTGATTTTAGAGGACCCGTGCCGTGACATTTATAACGTTTGCTTATCTAATCGCAGGCCTTGTGCTCCTTGTGTTTGGCGCAGAGGTATTGGTGCGCGGCGCGGCAAAGCTGGCCGCCCAATTCGGTATTTCCCCGCTGATTATTGGCTTAACGGTGGTTGCGTTCGGCACCAGTGCGCCTGAGACCGCGGTGAGCGTGCAGGCGGCACTTGCGGGCAGTGGCGATATTGCAATCGGCAATGTGGTCGGCAGTAACATCGCCAACGTCTTGTTCATTTTGGGTCTCACGGCGCTAATCGCGCCCTTGATCGTCTCCCGTCAATTGATCCGCCTTGATGTGCCGATCATGATCGGTGCCAGTCTGGTCACCTATGCATTGGCGTGGGACGGCACGCTTAGCCGTCTCGATGGAACGTTGCTGTTCGCCGCGATAATCGGCTACACGCTGTTCCTCATTCAAAGCAGCCGCCGCGCGAATGCCGAGGCCGCCGCAAGCGACGAGTTTGCCAAAGAGTTCAGCGCCGACGCGCACCCCAAGCGCTACTCCAGCTTCATCAATGCAGGTCTGGTCATCGTTGGCCTGGTCTTGTTGGTGGTCGGCTCCAACTTCCTGGTGGAGGGCGCCGTATCGCTGGCGCGCGCGCTGGGGTTGTCAGAATTGGTGATCGGCTTGACGGTGATTGCCGTTGGCACCTCCCTGCCGGAGCTGGCCACCTCGATACTTGCAGCAATTCGGGGCGAGCGGGACATCGCGGTGGGCAACATCGTTGGCAGCAACATTTTCAATTTGCTTTGCGTGCTGGGGCTGTCGGCGCTAGTCGCACCGCAGGACGTTGCGGTGGCGGCGAGTGCCCTGGCGTTCGATTTTCCGGTGATGATTGCGGTGGCGCTGGCGTGTCTGCCTATATTTTTCACTGGCTACAGCATCAGTCGCTGGGAAGGTCTGCTGTTCCTGGCCTATTACATCGCTTATACCGCCTATCTGGTCATGACAAGCGCTGGCGAGTCGTTCGCTGAAACCTTCGGCGATGCAATGATGGGCTATGTACTGCCGCTGACTGCGGTGACGTTATTGGTGATCGCCAGCCAGGCTTGGAAGAAGCAGCGAGGCTAAGCGGATATCCACCCACAGATCGAGTGAAGCCCATGCCGTGCATTCGGCTTATTGCCGCTCCGGTCGAGCTTGGGCGGGCAGCAAACGGAGCCTCGCTCAATGGCCAGTGACTAGACTTTCCCGTTCGCCTCCTCGTCTCGTGGCTTGGCCCGTCCCGTCAGAAGGGTGTTGGGGTTCGAATAGTCGGTTGTACGCGCAGCGCGATCTCTTTCAGCATTGCGATAGTCGAGCAGGACCCCGGTACCCAAGACACCCAAGCTGAGGATGGTGCAAAGGACTATGTGATAGGCGTTCATGTAGAAGCTCACGAGAGGTAGGAAGAAGGTGTGATCGATAGTGATCGAGGCGTATCCCACTCCTATTTCGAACGGCGATCAACTGGTTTTTCGAGCAATGACGCGGGCGGCTTGACGTCGAGTTTGAGTTGAATCGTCTTGAAACAAATAGCCCAGGCTTGCTGCTCTCTGCGATGAGGGGTTCCGGATATGCTCTCGCCGCCTTGGTCCTCTGTTTCGGGACCGTCATCATCACATCCTAACCCTCGAGACCCTTGATGGAATCGCTTATCCAGCTGTTCTCCGAACCCACCACCTGGGTGGCCCTGGCCACCTTGATCGCGATGGAGGTGGTTCTCGGTATTGATAACCTG includes:
- a CDS encoding calcium/sodium antiporter, translated to MTFITFAYLIAGLVLLVFGAEVLVRGAAKLAAQFGISPLIIGLTVVAFGTSAPETAVSVQAALAGSGDIAIGNVVGSNIANVLFILGLTALIAPLIVSRQLIRLDVPIMIGASLVTYALAWDGTLSRLDGTLLFAAIIGYTLFLIQSSRRANAEAAASDEFAKEFSADAHPKRYSSFINAGLVIVGLVLLVVGSNFLVEGAVSLARALGLSELVIGLTVIAVGTSLPELATSILAAIRGERDIAVGNIVGSNIFNLLCVLGLSALVAPQDVAVAASALAFDFPVMIAVALACLPIFFTGYSISRWEGLLFLAYYIAYTAYLVMTSAGESFAETFGDAMMGYVLPLTAVTLLVIASQAWKKQRG